One part of the Quercus lobata isolate SW786 chromosome 7, ValleyOak3.0 Primary Assembly, whole genome shotgun sequence genome encodes these proteins:
- the LOC115952275 gene encoding MRN complex-interacting protein-like, translated as MEVEILSQVKQQQQKKKKKISKWRCVVCNQMQSVCKVFAQGFVAKDLRSFIQSFNMSSAITEPPPLPLPQFQEEEEEEDIVHDAPVHNNKRRSDWSQFLDPVAVEEQQVEEESDFEPKIVTELPEDLFKKQKLNANADLYKPVFSNRNSTAKNVISPSNSLFSSFFFFFFFLVM; from the coding sequence aTGGAAGTTGAGATTTTGTCTCAGGTGAAGCAGCagcaacagaagaagaagaagaaaatcagCAAGTGGAGGTGCGTGGTGTGCAACCAAATGCAGTCTGTTTGCAAAGTGTTCGCGCAGGGATTCGTCGCCAAGGACCTCCGCAGCTTCATCCAGTCCTTCAACATGTCCAGCGCCATTACCGAACCACCCCCACTTCCACTTCCACAAttccaagaagaagaagaagaagaggatatTGTCCACGACGCTCCCGTTCATAATAACAAGAGACGAAGCGATTGGAGTCAATTCCTTGATCCTGTGGCAGTGGAAGAGCAGCAGGTTGAGGAAGAAAGTGATTTTGAGCCTAAGATTGTGACAGAGTTGCCAGAGGATTTGTTCAAGAAACAAAAACTCAATGCCAATGCAGACCTTTACAAGCCAGTTTTCTCCAACAGAAATTCCACCGCCAAAAATGTCATCTCCCCAAGtaattctctcttctcttcctttttttttttttttttttttttggtgatgtgA
- the LOC115952271 gene encoding putative disease resistance protein RGA4, whose amino-acid sequence MAEGALFDLAGNVLQLLGSVIVEEVKLASSVETEIENLTDTVTTIRAVLLDAEMQSSHNHQIKDWLSKLKDVLHDVDDLLDDFSTEVMRRKVMTKKVRLFSSSLNPLAFSPKMGHEIKAIREKLNAIAKDKEAFHFSQSLVEPRVMTRGDRETYSFVLEDEVIGREDDKKEIMKRLFDDNVVANISIIPIVGFGGLGKTTLAQLVYNDKNVQTEFEIKLWVCISDVFDVQRIVKEILEHLTKRKHEGSIEMLQTRLREELNGKKYLIVLDDLWNEESNKWLLLRNLLMGGARGSRIIVTTRSESVARIIGATSWHALRGLPEEKAWSLFVKVAFENGQLPKNEAFESLGREIMRKCGGVPLAIRTIASLLCTKATENEWRSFKDYELSKITQEEENVILSTLKLSYNHLPSYLKQCFAYCRLFPKDYKINVTTLINLWVAQGFIKLSDSKQRVEDVGREYFMVLLRRCFFQDVQKNDCDIILFCKMHDLMHDLAALVAGMESTMLTSSGEFNGKKVRHVSFDLEDSSRKLSIFKGMKIRTILIASVGGKLGNLICNALVSNLNYLRTLDLSELNLRVVPHSIGELKHLRYLDLSNNEDIEFLPNSITKLLNLLTLNLDGCYSLKELPRGIKKLVNLRHLDVSFCRKLTHMPLGLGHLTSLAILTKFVARQEGVKASSCGWYEKKQAKSGGGLSELKELSNLGGSLYIENLGHGEDDMVECKATNMKQKQHLQELVLQWDEKWDDGENECYDEMSLEGLQPHSNLNALGLFYYMGERIPSWVSSLTNLVRFRLFGNRRLQHLPPLNQLPFLKSVSLEGMEALEYISDEDSVSNVLGASSSSSSSKTPFFPSLSSLFIEECPKLKGWWRNSDDNEPHHLLLPSFPPSVSELTIVGCPNLTSMPLIPPSLKEPCIDGCPLLRLHEGNSEDCPK is encoded by the coding sequence ATGGCGGAAGGAGCTTTGTTCGATCTTGCAGGGAACGTCCTTCAACTGCTGGGCTCTGTCATTGTTGAAGAGGTCAAACTGGCCTCTAGTGTTGAAACTGAGATTGAAAATCTAACCGACACAGTCACCACAATCCGCGCTGTGCTTCTGGATGCAGAAATGCAGAGTTCTCATAACCATCAGATCAAAGACTGGCTCAGTAAGCTCAAAGATGTCCTCCATGATGTTGATGATTTGCTGGATGATTTCTCCACCGAAGTTATGCGCCGCAAAGTGATGACAAAGAAGGTACGCCTTTTCTCTTCAAGTTTAAACCCGCTTGCTTTTAGTCCTAAGATGGGTCATGAAATAAAGGCAATTAGGGAGAAACTAAATGCCATTGCAAAAGATAAGGAGGCTTTTCACTTTAGTCAAAGCTTGGTTGAGCCACGAGTCATGACTAGGGGGGACAGAGAAACTTATTCTTTTGTACTCGAAGATGAAGTTATTGGGAGAGAGgatgataagaaagagattatgaAACGTCTTTTTGATGACAATGTTGTAGCGAATATTTCTATCATTCCAATTGTTGGTTTCGGAGGATTGGGCAAGACGACACTGGCTCAATTGGTATACAATGATAAAAATGTCCAAACAGAATTTGAGATAAAACTCTGGGTTTGTATCTCTGATGTCTTTGATGTACAGCGGATCGTTAAAGAAATTTTAGAACATTTGACAAAAAGGAAGCATGAAGGAAGCATTGAGATGTTGCAAACTCGGCTTCGAGAAGAgcttaatggaaaaaaatactTGATTGTCTTGGATGATTTGTGGAATGAGGAGAGTAATAAATGGCTTCTCTTGAGAAATTTGTTAATGGGTGGTGCTAGGGGAAGTAGGATAATAGTGACCACACGCTCAGAAAGTGTAGCGAGGATAATAGGGGCAACTTCATGGCATGCTCTAAGAGGCCTACCTGAAGAAAAGGCTTGGAGTTTGTTTGTGAAAGTAGCATTTGAAAATGGTCAACTGCCAAAGAATGAAGCCTTTGAAAGTTTGGGTAGGGAGATTATGCGGAAGTGTGGTGGGGTACCTCTAGCCATAAGGACGATAGCAAGCTTGCTATGCACCAAAGCTACAGAAAATGAGTGGCGATCCTTCAAAGATTATGAACTATCAAAAATaactcaagaagaagaaaatgttattttatcaACGCTTAAGTTGAGTTATAATCATCTACCATCGTATTTAAAACAATGCTTTGCTTATTGTAGATTGTTTCCAAAAGATTATAAGATTAATGTAACAACATTGATTAATCTTTGGGTAGCACAAGGTTTTATTAAGTTATCAGATTCAAAGCAACGTGTTGAGGATGTAGGGCGAGAATACTTTATGGTATTACTTCGGAGATGTTTTTTTCAAGATGTGCAAAAAAATGATTGTGACATTATATTATTTTGCAAAATGCATGATCTCATGCATGATCTTGCAGCTCTTGTTGCTGGGATGGAGAGTACCATGCTAACTTCGAGTGGGGAGTTTAATGGTAAAAAAGTTCGTCATGTATCATTTGATCTTGAAGATTCCTCAAGGaaactttcaatttttaaagGAATGAAGATACGAACAATTCTTATAGCTAGTGTAGGGGGGAAATTGGGGAACTTAATTTGCAATGCACTTGTTTCAAATCTCAATTATTTACGAACATTAGATTTAAGTGAATTAAATCTACGTGTAGTGCCACATTCAATTGGGGAATTAAAACATTTAAGATATCTTGATCTTTCTAATAATGAAGATATTGAATTTCTCCCTAATTCCATTACCAAGCTGCTAAATTTGTTAACGCTAAATCTTGACGGTTGTTACTCACTTAAAGAATTACCCAGGGGTATTAAGAAGTTGGTCAATCTTAGGCATTTAGACGTTAGTTTTTGTAGGAAATTGACGCATATGCCCCTTGGACTTGGGCATCTTACTTCTCTTGCAATACTAACAAAGTTTGTCGCGAGGCAAGAGGGTGTGAAGGCTAGCTCGTGTGGTTGGTATGAGAAAAAACAGGCTAAGTCTGGTGGTGGGCTAAGTGAATTGAAGGAGCTGAGCAATTTGGGAGGAAGtctatatattgaaaatttggGACATGGAGAAGATGACATGGTGGAATGTAAAGCCACAAATATGAAGCAGAAACAACATCTTCAAGAGCTGGTATTACAGTGGGATGAAAAGTGGGATGATGGAGAAAACGAATGTTATGATGAAATGTCACTAGAAGGCCTCCAGCCACATTCAAATCTTAATGCGTTGGGATTGTTTTATTATATGGGTGAGAGAATTCCAAGTTGGGTCTCTTCTCTCACTAATCTTGTTCGTTTTCGATTATTTGGAAATAGGAGATTGCAGCACCTCCCACCGTTAAATCAACTCCCTTTTCTCAAGTCTGTCTCTCTTGAGGGAATGGAAGCACTTGAATACATATCAGATGAAGACAGTGTTAGTAACGTGTTGGgtgcttcctcttcttcttcttcttcaaaaacaCCATTCTTCCCATCCTtatcttctctatttatagaggaaTGCCCAAAACTGAAGGGATGGTGGAGGAATTCAGATGATAATGAGCCACACCATCTCTTACTTCCATCATTTCCTCCTTCTGTTTCGGAATTAACTATCGTCGGTTGCCCTAACCTGACTTCCATGCCCCTGATTCCCCCCTCTTTGAAAGAGCCATGTATTGATGGTTGTCCCCTCTTACGGCTACACGAAGGAAACAGTGAAGATTGTCCCAAATAA